In a single window of the Anguilla rostrata isolate EN2019 chromosome 6, ASM1855537v3, whole genome shotgun sequence genome:
- the si:dkeyp-114g9.1 gene encoding uncharacterized protein si:dkeyp-114g9.1 isoform X2: MALEGEAWERELREQFSLLSSCTSDAQEDREHAEAGAQLQNHSGENKGFLHLSEEVLILIFKRLDAFSLLRVGSTCRTFFRVCSCNSLWKRHFQASFGVQFSTATCLATAKVCFRLLFMWRTLYRSLHCNRSLQEKLFAEIPLPPHKYWTQWLVLEENVPLPSVTLPSSEILMLWGLEEAVLEGKNQENEDEGDVFKFEWKDLYRRALEHHGSEAEMYQYVLNRHAVNDHTELEALYHQYSQCRFQWLFTYWLFRQPAPFDRQLRWVYLQWRKHSKRKVASWGGTLCDVRYLATLHPVTSDYWRGKLARGDETVGIQTVENYFSMCKSLVSWILGRDWGRLKRRKVYEDTLDGVYRLLKRDMQNVLIERGTFWQVAKVQMARVCALEEAATNYVNWRIIETLPYYRLYLVSGNVVYLEHVKGFLHRKRLVHSWIYQEENALVRHLLSDELYSLLEYDTKITQECLHGDSAVAQLGRTVWLYLHSGQQPYMEAVKGLVLRCAQASLDYRTSHTVPGWCAQSVS, from the exons ATGGCTCTGGAAGGCGAAGCCTGGGAGAGGGAGCTGCGAGAACAATTTTCCTTGTTGTCCAGCTGCACGTCTGATGCTCAAGAAGACCGTGAACATGCTGAAGCCGGTGCACAGCTGCAGAATCATAGCGGCGAAAACAAGGGATTCTTACATTTAAGCGAAGAGGTTCTCATTCTAATCTTTAAACGGCTAGACGCATTCTCCTTGCTCAGGGTTGGGAGCACATGCAGGACCTTTTTCCGAGTTTGTTCTTGCAACTCCCTGTGGAAACGACACTTCCAG GCGTCCTTCGGAGTTCAATTTTCCACAGCCACGTGCTTAGCCACGGCCAAAGTTTGCTTCCGACTGCTTTTTATGTGGAGGACTCTCTACAGAAGTCTGCACTGCAACAGGTCACTTCAGGAGAAGCTTTTTGCGGAGATCCCGCTGCCCCCTCACAAGTACTGGACTCAGTGGTTGGTGCTGGAAGAAAACGTACCTCTGCCGTCTGTCACGCTGCCTAGCAGTGAGATCTTAATGTTGTGGGGATTAGAAGAGGCCGTTTTAGAGGGGAAAAACCAAG AGAACGAGGATGAAGGCGAtgtttttaagtttgaatggAAAGACTTGTACAGGAGGGCCCTCGAGCATCACGGCAGCGAAGCGGAGATGTACCAGTACGTTCTCAACCGGCATGCTGTGAACG accACACTGAGCTGGAGGCCCTTTACCACCAGTACAGTCAGTGCCGTTTCCAGTGGCTCTTCACCTATTGGCTGTTCCGCCAGCCCGCCCCCTTCGACCGCCAGCTGCGCTGGGTCTACCTGCAGTGGCGCAAGCACAGCAAGAGGAAGGTGGCGTCCTGGGGCGGGACCCTGTGTGACGTCCGCTACCTGGCCACGCTGCACCCGGTCACCAGCGACTACTGGCGCGGAAAACTGGCGAGGGGCGACGAGACCGTGG GAATTCAGACGGTGGAGAACTACTTCTCCATGTGCAAATCCCTGGTGTCCTGGATTTTGGGCCGTGACTGGGGCAGGCTGAAACGCAGGAAG GTGTATGAGGACACCCTGGATGGGGTGTACAGGCTGCTGAAGAGGGACATGCAGAACGTACTGATCGAGCGCGGCACTTTCTGGCAGGTCGCCAAGGTCCAAATGGCGCGGGTGTGCGCGCTGGAGGAAGCGGCCACGAACTACGTCAACTGGAGGATCATCGAGACGCTGCCCTATTACAG GCTCTACCTGGTGTCGGGAAATGTGGTCTACCTGGAGCACGTGAAAGGGTTCCTGCATCGGAAGAGGCTCGTCCACAGCTGGATCTACCAGGAGGAGAACGCCTTGGTCAGGCACCTGCTGTCAGACGAGCTGTACTCGCTGCTGGAGTACGACACCAAAATTACCCAAG AGTGCCTTCACGGAGACTCGGCGGTGGCCCAGCTGGGCCGCACGGTCTGGCTGTACCTGCACTCGGGCCAGCAGCCCTATATGGAGGCGGTGAAGGGGCTGGTGCTGCGCTGTGCTCAGGCCAGCCTGGACTACCGCACCTCCCACACGGTCCCCGGCTGGTGCGCTCAGTCAGTCAGCTGA
- the si:dkeyp-114g9.1 gene encoding uncharacterized protein si:dkeyp-114g9.1 isoform X1 — protein sequence MALEGEAWERELREQFSLLSSCTSDAQEDREHAEAGAQLQNHSGENKGFLHLSEEVLILIFKRLDAFSLLRVGSTCRTFFRVCSCNSLWKRHFQASFGVQFSTATCLATAKVCFRLLFMWRTLYRSLHCNRSLQEKLFAEIPLPPHKYWTQWLVLEENVPLPSVTLPSSEILMLWGLEEAVLEGKNQAENEDEGDVFKFEWKDLYRRALEHHGSEAEMYQYVLNRHAVNDHTELEALYHQYSQCRFQWLFTYWLFRQPAPFDRQLRWVYLQWRKHSKRKVASWGGTLCDVRYLATLHPVTSDYWRGKLARGDETVGIQTVENYFSMCKSLVSWILGRDWGRLKRRKVYEDTLDGVYRLLKRDMQNVLIERGTFWQVAKVQMARVCALEEAATNYVNWRIIETLPYYRLYLVSGNVVYLEHVKGFLHRKRLVHSWIYQEENALVRHLLSDELYSLLEYDTKITQECLHGDSAVAQLGRTVWLYLHSGQQPYMEAVKGLVLRCAQASLDYRTSHTVPGWCAQSVS from the exons ATGGCTCTGGAAGGCGAAGCCTGGGAGAGGGAGCTGCGAGAACAATTTTCCTTGTTGTCCAGCTGCACGTCTGATGCTCAAGAAGACCGTGAACATGCTGAAGCCGGTGCACAGCTGCAGAATCATAGCGGCGAAAACAAGGGATTCTTACATTTAAGCGAAGAGGTTCTCATTCTAATCTTTAAACGGCTAGACGCATTCTCCTTGCTCAGGGTTGGGAGCACATGCAGGACCTTTTTCCGAGTTTGTTCTTGCAACTCCCTGTGGAAACGACACTTCCAG GCGTCCTTCGGAGTTCAATTTTCCACAGCCACGTGCTTAGCCACGGCCAAAGTTTGCTTCCGACTGCTTTTTATGTGGAGGACTCTCTACAGAAGTCTGCACTGCAACAGGTCACTTCAGGAGAAGCTTTTTGCGGAGATCCCGCTGCCCCCTCACAAGTACTGGACTCAGTGGTTGGTGCTGGAAGAAAACGTACCTCTGCCGTCTGTCACGCTGCCTAGCAGTGAGATCTTAATGTTGTGGGGATTAGAAGAGGCCGTTTTAGAGGGGAAAAACCAAG CAGAGAACGAGGATGAAGGCGAtgtttttaagtttgaatggAAAGACTTGTACAGGAGGGCCCTCGAGCATCACGGCAGCGAAGCGGAGATGTACCAGTACGTTCTCAACCGGCATGCTGTGAACG accACACTGAGCTGGAGGCCCTTTACCACCAGTACAGTCAGTGCCGTTTCCAGTGGCTCTTCACCTATTGGCTGTTCCGCCAGCCCGCCCCCTTCGACCGCCAGCTGCGCTGGGTCTACCTGCAGTGGCGCAAGCACAGCAAGAGGAAGGTGGCGTCCTGGGGCGGGACCCTGTGTGACGTCCGCTACCTGGCCACGCTGCACCCGGTCACCAGCGACTACTGGCGCGGAAAACTGGCGAGGGGCGACGAGACCGTGG GAATTCAGACGGTGGAGAACTACTTCTCCATGTGCAAATCCCTGGTGTCCTGGATTTTGGGCCGTGACTGGGGCAGGCTGAAACGCAGGAAG GTGTATGAGGACACCCTGGATGGGGTGTACAGGCTGCTGAAGAGGGACATGCAGAACGTACTGATCGAGCGCGGCACTTTCTGGCAGGTCGCCAAGGTCCAAATGGCGCGGGTGTGCGCGCTGGAGGAAGCGGCCACGAACTACGTCAACTGGAGGATCATCGAGACGCTGCCCTATTACAG GCTCTACCTGGTGTCGGGAAATGTGGTCTACCTGGAGCACGTGAAAGGGTTCCTGCATCGGAAGAGGCTCGTCCACAGCTGGATCTACCAGGAGGAGAACGCCTTGGTCAGGCACCTGCTGTCAGACGAGCTGTACTCGCTGCTGGAGTACGACACCAAAATTACCCAAG AGTGCCTTCACGGAGACTCGGCGGTGGCCCAGCTGGGCCGCACGGTCTGGCTGTACCTGCACTCGGGCCAGCAGCCCTATATGGAGGCGGTGAAGGGGCTGGTGCTGCGCTGTGCTCAGGCCAGCCTGGACTACCGCACCTCCCACACGGTCCCCGGCTGGTGCGCTCAGTCAGTCAGCTGA